Proteins found in one Xenopus laevis strain J_2021 chromosome 1L, Xenopus_laevis_v10.1, whole genome shotgun sequence genomic segment:
- the LOC121400696 gene encoding gamma-crystallin-1-like produces the protein MGKIFFYEERNFQGRHYECGSDCSDLSSYFNRCNSIRVEGGNWILYEHPSYRGHQYYLWQGEYPDFQRWMGFNDSIRSCRFLSNHHGQYKMRIYERGDFQGQMMEFFDDCPNTYDRFRFHDIHSCNVFDGHWMFYEEPNYRGRQYYLRSGEYRRYNDWGASSARIGSFRRVHHKF, from the exons ATGGGAAAG aTCTTCTTCTACGAGGAAAGGAACTTCCAAGGCCGCCACTATGAGTGCGGCTCAGACTGTTCTGACCTGTCCTCATACTTCAATCGCTGTAACTCCATCAGGGTAGAGGGTGGAAACTGGATCCTCTATGAGCACCCCAGTTACAGGGGACACCAGTATTATCTCTGGCAAGGAGAATACCCAGACTTCCAGAGATGGATGGGCTTCAATGACTCCATTAGGTCTTGTCGCTTTCTTTCCAAT CATCATGGCCAGTACAAAATGAGAATCTATGAAAGAGGAGATTTCCAAGGGCAGATGATGGAGTTCTTTGATGACTGCCCCAACACTTATGATCGATTCCGTTTCCATGAcattcactcctgcaatgtgtttgatggCCATTGGATGTTCTATGAGGAACCCAACTATAGGGGGCGCCAGTACTACCTGAGATCTGGAGAATACAGGAGATATAATGACTGGGGAGCCTCAAGTGCCAGAATTGGCTCATTCAGAAGAGTTCATCACAAATTTTAA
- the LOC121400699 gene encoding gamma-crystallin-1-like yields the protein MGKIFFYEERNFQGRHYECGSDCSDLSSYFNRCNSIRVEGGNWILYEHPSYRGHQYYLWQGEYPDFQRWMGFNDSIRSCRFFSNHHGQYKMRIYERGDFQGQMMEFFDDCPNTYDRFRFHDIHSCNVFDGHWMFYEEPNYRGRQYYLRSGEYRRYNDWGASSARIGSFRRVHHKF from the exons ATGGGAAAG ATCTTCTTTTACGAGGAAAGGAACTTTCAAGGCCGCCACTATGAGTGCGGCTCAGACTGTTCTGACCTGTCCTCATACTTCAATCGTTGTAACTCCATCAGGGTAGAGGGTGGAAACTGGATCCTCTATGAGCACCCCAGTTACAGGGGACACCAGTATTATCTCTGGCAAGGAGAATACCCAGACTTCCAGAGATGGATGGGCTTCAATGACTCCATCAGGTCTTGTCGCTTTTTTTCCAAT CACCATGGCCAGTACAAAATGAGAATCTATGAAAGAGGAGACTTCCAAGGGCAGATGATGGAGTTCTTTGATGACTGCCCCAATACTTATGATCGATTCCGTTTCCATGACATTCACTCCTGTAATGTGTTTGATGGCCACTGGATGTTCTATGAGGAACCAAACTATAGGGGGCGCCAGTATTACCTGAGATCTGGAGAATACAGGAGATATAATGACTGGGGAGCCTCAAGCGCCAGAATTGGCTCATTCAGAAGAGTTCATCACAAATTTTAA
- the LOC121400697 gene encoding gamma-crystallin-1-like, whose amino-acid sequence MGKIFFYEERNFQGRHYECGSDCSDLSSYFNRCNSIRVEGGNWILYEHPSYRGHQYYLWQGEYPDFQRWMGFNDSIRSCRFLSNHHGQYKMRIYERGDFQGQMMEFFDDCPNTYDRFRFHDIHSCNVFDGHWMFYEEPNYRGRQYYLRPGEYRRFNDWGASSARIGSFRRVHHKF is encoded by the exons ATGGGAAAG aTCTTCTTCTACGAGGAAAGGAACTTCCAAGGCCGCCACTATGAGTGCGGCTCAGACTGTTCTGACCTGTCCTCATACTTCAATCGCTGTAACTCCATCAGGGTAGAGGGTGGAAACTGGATCCTCTATGAGCACCCCAGTTACAGGGGACACCAGTATTATCTCTGGCAAGGAGAATACCCTGACTTTCAGAGATGGATGGGCTTCAATGACTCCATTAGGTCTTGTCGCTTTCTTTCCAAT CACCATGGCCAATACAAAATGAGAATCTATGAAAGAGGAGACTTCCAAGGACAGATGATGGAGTTCTTTGATGACTGCCCCAATACATATGATCGATTCCGTTTCCATGAcattcactcctgcaatgtgtttgatggCCACTGGATGTTCTATGAGGAACCCAACTATAGGGGACGTCAGTACTACCTGAGACCTGGAGAATACAGGAGATTCAATGACTGGGGAGCCTCAAGCGCCAGAATTGGCTCATTCAGAAGAGTTCATCACAAATTTTAA
- the LOC121400695 gene encoding gamma-crystallin-1-like — protein MGKIFFYEERNFQGRHYECGSDCSDLSSYFNRCNSIRVEGGNWILYEHPSYRGHQYYLWQGEYPDFQRWMGFNDSIRSCHFLSNHHGQYKMRIYERGDFQGQMMEFFDDCPNTYDRFRFHDIHSCNVFDGHWMFYEEPNYRGRQYYLRSGEYRRYNDWGASSARIGSFRRVHHKF, from the exons ATGGGAAAG ATCTTCTTCTACGAGGAAAGGAACTTCCAAGGCCGCCACTATGAGTGCGGCTCAGACTGTTCTGACCTGTCCTCATACTTCAATCGCTGCAACTCCATCAGGGTAGAGGGTGGAAACTGGATCCTCTATGAGCACCCCAGTTACAGGGGACACCAGTATTATCTCTGGCAAGGAGAATACCCAGACTTTCAGAGATGGATGGGCTTCAATGACTCAATTAGGTCTTGTCACTTTCTTTCCAAT CACCATGGCCAGTACAAAATGAGAATCTATGAAAGAGGAGACTTCCAAGGGCAGATGATGGAGTTCTTTGATGACTGCCCCAATACTTATGATCGATTCCGTTTCCATGAcattcactcctgcaatgtgtttgatggCCACTGGATGTTCTATGAGGAACCCAACTATAGGGGACGTCAGTACTACCTGAGATCTGGAGAATACAGGAGATATAATGACTGGGGAGCCTCAAGCGCCAGAATTGGCTCATTCAGAAGAGTTCATCACAAATTTTAA
- the LOC121401310 gene encoding gamma-crystallin-1-like translates to MGKIFFYEERNFQGRHYECGSDCSDLSSYFNRCNSIRVEGGNWILYEHPSYRGHQYYLWQGEYPDFQRWMGFNDSIRSCRFLSNHHGQYKMRIYERGDFQGQMMEFFDDCPNTYDRFRFHDIHSCNVFDGHWMFYEEQNYRGRQYYLRSGEYRRFNDWGASSARIGSFRRVHHKF, encoded by the exons ATGGGAAAG ATCTTCTTCTACGAGGAAAGGAACTTCCAAGGCCGCCACTATGAGTGCGGCTCAGACTGTTCTGACCTGTCCTCATACTTCAATCGCTGCAACTCCATCAGGGTAGAGGGTGGAAACTGGATCCTCTATGAGCACCCCAGTTACAGGGGACACCAGTATTACCTCTGGCAAGGAGAATACCCAGACTTTCAGAGATGGATGGGCTTCAATGACTCAATTAGGTCTTGTCGCTTTCTTTCCAAT CACCATGGCCAGTACAAAATGAGAATCTATGAAAGAGGAGACTTCCAAGGGCAGATGATGGAGTTCTTTGATGACTGCCCTAATACTTATGATCGATTCCGTTTCCATGAcattcactcctgcaatgtgtttgatggCCACTGGATGTTCTATGAGGAACAGAACTATAGGGGGCGCCAGTACTACCTGAGATCTGGAGAATACAGGAGATTTAATGACTGGGGAGCCTCAAGCGCCAGAATTGGCTCATTCAGAAGAGTTCATCACAAATTTTAA